The genomic region TACTGCCCGTCGGCGCCCGCCTCTTCGTGCGGCACGATTTCCGCCACGACGAGGATCAGAATTTAGAAGTCATCTACAGCTTCATGCTGCCGCGCGACGCCGCGCTGCGCAAATTTGAAGTGGTGGGCGACGGCTTCGAGGCCCATTCCGAGCTGCGCCGCGTGGAGGAGGCCGTTCGCGAATACGAAGAGGGATTGGAGGCCGGCCATCTGGCGACGCTGGCGCGCAGCTATCGTGACGGCGTGGTCAATCTCTCGCTCGGCAACCTGCGCAAAGGGCAGGATGTCCGCGTGACTCTGGAGATCATGGCCGGCGTCGAGCTGACTGATGAGGGCCTGCGCTTTCGCTTTCCGTTCACCATCGCGCCGGGCTACCATGCGCAGGCTCGGATGATCGATACGGGGGAGGGCGGCGAAATCGAACTCCCGTCTTCGGAGTTTGGTGATGTGATCCTGCCGACCTTCCAGCGGAGCGCCGCGGGGCTGCACGATGTCGGCTTCGATCTGGGGCTGAGGCTTGGCGGGGAAGTGGCGGAAATCTCCTCACCATCGCACGCCGTCCGGATGCGGAAGGAGAACGGCGCCTGGCGCGTTTCGCTCAGTCCCGCCGGCGACCTGCCGAACCGCGACCTCGTGCTGGATGTGCGCCTGGAGCAGGCGGGCGCGCAGGTGCTGTCCGGCGAGAAACGGTTCGCGCTCGCCGTCCCGTCCAGCCTGTTCGGCAAGAGCGAAAATGGCCCGCGCAAGATCGCCTTTGTGGTGGATCGCTCCGGCTCGATGCAGGGCGTCCCCATGACACAGGCCAAGCGCGCCGTCGAAGCCTGCCTCGCCGCCCTGGCGCCCGAGGATAAGTTCGCGCTGGTCGCCTTCGACGATCGTGTCGAGACATCCAACGATCGCCTGGTCGCGCCTACGGCTTCGGAGCGCGCGAAAGCGGCGAAATTTCTTAGCCATGTCCATGCGCGCGGCGGCACGGAGCTGGCGGCGGGCTTCGCGGCGGGCGCGAAGATCGTGGGCGAAGGCGGCTTTGTCCTGGTGGTGACCGATGGGCAGGTGATGGGAACCGAGGAGATCCTGGCGCAGGCGCGTAAGCAGAACGTCCGAATCTTCTGCCTCGGCATCGGCTCGGCCAGTCAGGATCGATTTCTCGCGCTGCTGGCGGAGGCCACGGGCGGCGTGAGCCGATTTGTGACGCCCAAGGAGCGTGTGGATATCGCCGCCGTCGATCTCTTTGCGTCGATTGCCCCGCCGGTCGCCGCCGGCGTGGAGCTGACCGGCGCCGATTTCGCCGTTCTGCCCCCAGTGACGGTGCATGCCGGCGTTCCCTGGGTCGCCTTTGGCGAGCGGGACGCTCCCGGCGAAGTCGTCGCCTCGTGGCCCGGCGGGCGCATCGCGTTCGATATTCCGGCGCCCGACCCGGCGGTTGCCGACGCCGTCCGGCTGCTTGAAGGTTCGCGCCGCATCACCGATCTGGAAAGCCGAATGACGCCCGGCGCCGAAAAATCTCTGACCGATCAGCTTGTTGCTTTGAGCGAAGAGTACGGCCTGGCGAGCCGCGCCTGCTCGCTGGTGGCCGTCATCAAGCAAGAAGGCGACCAGGCCGGCGCGCTGCCGGCGACGCGTGTCATCCCTGTCGGGATGCCCGACGACACCGAGTTCGATAGCTACTTCGGCGCCCCCGTGATGGCGGGAGGACCTGTCATGATGTCCGCGCCGGCGGCCCCAGGAATTGTGCGTCGGCGTTTGGCCGATCTGAGTGGAGAGACCAACGCGAAGATGACCCGATCGACTCTGCCCAAGACGTCTCGTCCCTCGCTCATGCGCAAGGCGATGGACTTCGTGGAAGGAATCACCGCGCCACCGGCTTCGAAGTCGGCTCCCATCAAGGAATTGGTCATGGAAGCGGATTCCGCGTCCATGTACGGCGATGAAGATCGGCTGCTCGCCCTCGCATCGTCCCTGGAGACGGACGGCGGCGTGCCTGGAAGTACACCGGACGACCGAGCGCTCAAGACAATCGCCGCGCTGATCCAGTTCCACGCGGCGGGCCACACGCCGACACAGGGCGTGTTCCGGGCGCATGTCAAACGAATGGCGGCCTTCCTGGAGGCGCTGACGGGACTGCCGGGCGATCGCAGTCAAATTGTCGCTTGGGTGATTGACGCGCTGCGCGGGGATGGCGGGAAGCTCGCGGCTGCCCCGGACGGCGCGGTGACATGGGAGGAGTTGGAGCGGTTGGCGGACGGGTAATTCAAGATGCCCCCCGGCCCCAGTGGGGACCGGGGGCATCCTATTTACTCGTCGCCTTCCTCCGGCGTCGGCGCTTTTGGCGTCGGGACGCGTCGGGGCGGCAGGCCGGGGAGGACGGTGGCCATGTCCATCGGGGCGGCGGGAGTTCCATCGGCGCCTTCGGCGGGTTTGGCGGCGCGCTCGGCTTCGCGGCGGGCGCGGGCGGCGGCGCGGCGGCGCTGCCAGCGGCTCCGCGGGGCGGCGGGTGCGTCCTCGTCCGTGGGCGCGGTCATGTCCTCATCGTCGCCTTCCCCTTCCGGCAGGGCTTCAATGTCGTCCAGGCCGGGGATCGACCGGGTGGCGGCGCTTGGCGGGGGAGTTTGCCTCGGGGCGTTCTCCTGCTTGGGCCGCGCGTTTTCCTGAGCCCGGGGCTTTGTGGGCTCGGGCTTGAACTGCGGCGTGGCGCCGGGCGCCGGCGCTTCGGCGCCGAGCAGCTCCT from Capsulimonas corticalis harbors:
- a CDS encoding VIT and vWA domain-containing protein; translation: MQSTGFELRYADRDEPVTLAMQRLWLTGQILPVGARLFVRHDFRHDEDQNLEVIYSFMLPRDAALRKFEVVGDGFEAHSELRRVEEAVREYEEGLEAGHLATLARSYRDGVVNLSLGNLRKGQDVRVTLEIMAGVELTDEGLRFRFPFTIAPGYHAQARMIDTGEGGEIELPSSEFGDVILPTFQRSAAGLHDVGFDLGLRLGGEVAEISSPSHAVRMRKENGAWRVSLSPAGDLPNRDLVLDVRLEQAGAQVLSGEKRFALAVPSSLFGKSENGPRKIAFVVDRSGSMQGVPMTQAKRAVEACLAALAPEDKFALVAFDDRVETSNDRLVAPTASERAKAAKFLSHVHARGGTELAAGFAAGAKIVGEGGFVLVVTDGQVMGTEEILAQARKQNVRIFCLGIGSASQDRFLALLAEATGGVSRFVTPKERVDIAAVDLFASIAPPVAAGVELTGADFAVLPPVTVHAGVPWVAFGERDAPGEVVASWPGGRIAFDIPAPDPAVADAVRLLEGSRRITDLESRMTPGAEKSLTDQLVALSEEYGLASRACSLVAVIKQEGDQAGALPATRVIPVGMPDDTEFDSYFGAPVMAGGPVMMSAPAAPGIVRRRLADLSGETNAKMTRSTLPKTSRPSLMRKAMDFVEGITAPPASKSAPIKELVMEADSASMYGDEDRLLALASSLETDGGVPGSTPDDRALKTIAALIQFHAAGHTPTQGVFRAHVKRMAAFLEALTGLPGDRSQIVAWVIDALRGDGGKLAAAPDGAVTWEELERLADG